CGGATGGAAGCCCTGGTCCAGGAGCCCTTCTTGGAGGCCTGGATGCGGAGTCACGGCATTCGCGCTTTGAAGATTGCGAACCAGCCCGAGACCTGGCGCGCGCTGGCGATTCCTGGAGACGCCCATCCCGCTGGCTATCTGCTCAACCACGCCGGGCTGATCAACGATTGGCACCTGGCATGGTTGCGGTTGGCGGACTCCCACCCCGAGGACGCTGTCCAGGGGTGGGTGAAAGCGGTCAGCTACTTCTCTGGCATGGATGACGCCTCGGATGCGCTTCGGCAACTTCTGCTGGATGAGTGCCTGAAGTTCCTGAGCGACCGCGATTTGAAATCCAAGGCTCTCGCCGCGCTACGTGAGGAGTGTGTTTCCCAGGGCTACGCGGTCGACAGGGTGGGGGAGCGGTACACGACACAGGTGGCAGTCCTGCGGTTGCTCGATTTGGGTGCCTCCGGATGGGGGCAGGTCATCGCCAGATGGACGGCGGAGCCCGCATTGGCGTGGCGCACCCTGCTGGATGCAGGAGCTCCCCAGGAGGACATCGCCGGGTGGTGCATCCAGAAGGCGCTGCTGCGGAGTCAGGCGCCGGCGGCCTACCGTGACGGGCCCGTGGGGGTGTGGACCCACAACATCCAGGCACTCAGCACCGGGCCCTGGCAACTCGCGTTTCAACAGGCGCAGGAGGCACTCGACTGGATCCTGGATGAGGGCGACGCCAGTGCTCTCTCCGTCATGGCTGCGGCATGTCTGTCCCCCGCTTCCAGCCCAGGTCACTTTGATCCCGTGATGGGCAAGCTCGAAACGAACATCTCCATGCCGCTCAGCATGGTGCTCTGGCCACGGGTGATTCACCGCCCTGAGGGCCGCGAGGCCTTCTATACCCACATCGAGCGGGATGGCTTCCCAGGGGACATGTTCTTCCTGGAGGGCAGTCCCCTCCCTGTGGACGAGTCCGAGATCTGGCTGGGGGTCGCATCGCAACTGTTGAATCCCCGCCTGCAGTCGATGAGCAAGGGCGACTCATCCTTCGTGCCCGAGCATGAACGCGCTGAAGCCCGGAGGCTTTTGAGCTGCTTCGAGCAACGGATCAACACCTTGTGGATTACAGAAGGTCAGTGGCCACGGATGACGGCTCTCTTCGAGAGCCAGGGTTGGCCACCTCCCTCCCTCTTCCCCTCGAAGGTGCTGCTTCAGGGAGAACCCTGGGATCGCTCGTGGCCGAGGTTGGAGGTGCAGGCCATCGTGCATGCCTGCGCGGCGGCGCATGGCGTGGATGTAGCAGCCCCGCTGTCCATTCTGTTTCGTCAGTTCAAGGCCATCCCCGTTGCTCAGAGTGGCGATCTCGCGTTGGTGCTAGGCCAGGCACTGGCAGACCTCAGCCAATCCCACCCTGGACATGCGAGCGGGGTTCTGGAGGAGGCGCTTGCGCCTGAAATCCTTCGTTCGATGTGGAAGGACACGACGCGTGCCTTCTGGAGTGCGCTCATTCGAGCGCATGGGAGCGCTCGGGTGCTGGCCAGGATCGACTCGTTGGAGCCCGTGGACTGCGGCCTTGGCCTCGTGGATGCGCTGAGGCGGCTCGATATCGAATCGCTCCGCCAGCGCGAACTTCGCCCAGAGTTGTTGCGGCCGCTGCTGATTCGCGCGAGCCAGGGAGGTTATGTACCCGCCGCGCGCTTCTGGGAGGAGGCCTGGAAGGCCGCGCGCAGCCCTGCGGAGATTCCGGAGCTCCCTGAGCTGCCGCCAGGTCCGTGGCTGGAGGCGCTGCTCACCCAAAGCCAGCACTGGGAGCCGGAGCGTCGTCAGCAGCTGCTACGCCATCTGGCCGGGTTCTCGAAGCACGGGGAGGTTCGTCGCCGCTGTGTGGTCACGCTCTTGATGTGAGCCCCAGGCCTCGTCTCCAGAGGAGGGGCATCAGCATGCCGGCGATGACGGCCTTGAGCAGTCCCCCGGGAATGAAGGGAGCAAAGCCCTTCTGGAAGGCCGTGGCGAAGTCGAGCCCGGCCTTCATCTGGAGCCAGCACACGCCGATGAGCAGGACCAGGAGCTGGCCCGCGAGGAAGAGCGGAACCGCCGTCCACCACCGCCGGTCGTATCCGTGGCGCGCGGCGAGTCCCACGAGGACCGCGGCGGGGAGGAAGCCGACCAGGAAGCCACCGGTGGGCCCGGTGAGCGCGACCCAGCCGCTGGCGCCCTTCGCGAAGAAGGGCAGTCCCACCGCGCCCAGCAGGAGATAGGTGGCCTGTGCCGTCAGGCCCCGTCCAGCCCCGAGCGCCGCCGCCGTGAGGACGACCGCGAGCGTCTGGCCCGTGATGGGCACCGGTGACGCCGGCACGGAGATGGCGACCTGGGCGAGCAGCGCGGTGAACAGCGCCGCGCCCAGGACGAGCGCGGCTTCCTGTGCGCGCGTGCGCACGATGCGGTCCGCCAGGACGCCGGCCGACGAAGAGGGGAGGGGAGACACGGGCCGATGCTCGGTGAGGACGTACGCCGGTGCAAGGCTCGCGGACTCAGGGCCGCGGCGTCATCCGGGCGGCCAGCTCGCGCAGGGCAGCGGCCACGGCGTCCGGGCGTTCAATCCAGGGGAAGTGCGCGGCGCCCTCCACCCGCCGGTGCAGGATGTGCGGCCCCTGGAAGGCGGGCTGCGACCAGGGCGTCTGCTGGACGATGCGGTCCTCGGCGCCGCTGAGGATGAGCGTGGGCAGGGCGCGCGGCCACCAGGCGTGGACATACGTCTCGTCGAAGTTCCGGTCGGACCAGTCCACCGCCGCGCGGTTGTAGGGCATCCGCCGCAACAGCTCGCGCCCTGCCGTCACGCTCCCTGTCGTGAAGTTCCACTCCGCGGACGCCACCGCGATGTCGCGGAGCCGTTCATCCGTGCGCTCGGCTTCATAACGCCGGGTCGCGGCGTCGACCTCGGGCAGGGGATGACGCTGGGTCATCTCGAAGAACGGCGCACGCCAGCTCGAGTCCGGTGCCGTGCTCACGAGCACCAGGCCCACGAGGAGTGATTCCAGCTCCGGCACGGACAGCAGATACATGCCTCCCGTGGAGTGACCCAGATAGACGCAGTTCGGAAGTGCCCGGGCGGCTTCGATGAGCACCCCTGGCCAGATGTCATAGGGATTCCCGGGTGCACCCGGAGGAGAGACATTGGAGCCGTCTCCCGGCAGGTCCACCATCCAGCACGTCCCGGGGACGTCCACCACGTCCGCCAGACCGAACAGACTCTCGGAGCCAATCCCCGGCCCTCCCGGGAGCATCAGCCAGTTGAAGGCGCCTGGCCGCGAACCCCGCCGCCGGAGCCGGACGCCTGATGCCGTGAAGAACGCTTCCGCCGGAGGGTTCAAGGACACGGCACGCAGGGTCACAGGCAACCCTCGCGGCGTCAACGCGGATGTCGTCACATCCCACGGGCGTCATGAAACGGCTAGCGTCCCAGCCTTCTCGTGGTTGGAGGCTCTCGCTTTGACGAACCCCCTGCTCGGCACGCTCTCCCTTGTTCCGGTCACCTCGCTCTACGCCGCGCTCAACGCGTTCCTCACGCTCGCGCTCTCCATCAACGTCAGCATGGTCCGCACGAAGCTCAAGGTGTTCCGGGGCGACGGCGGCCATGCCGGCCTCGGCTCCGCCATTCGCGCGCACGGCAACAACGTCGAGCAGGTCCCCCTGGCGCTCATCCTGCTGCTGCTGGCGGAGCTGAGCGGTGGGAACTCGACGGCGCTCCATGTCTTCGGCGGTGCGCTGCTCGTCGCGCGCCTGGCGCATGCCTTTGGAATGCTCCGCACGAATCCCATCCAGGCGGTCGGCGCGACGCTGACCCTCGTCGTGCAACTGGGCCTCGCGGGATGGCTGCTCTGGCTGCGGCCCTGGGGCTGAAGCCTTCGCCTAACCCACGTCTTCCTTTGCCCGCGCGCGGACCTCCGCCGCGAACAGCTCCGCCGCGGGTGTGCGAGGCGCCCCCTTGCGCCAGAGGAGCGCCGCCAGCTCCGAGCGGGGCGCGGGGGACAGCCGCTTCACCACCAGCCGCTCCGCGTCCGCGAGCCGTGGCTCCGGGAGCACCGTAACGGCCAGGCCCGCGCGGACGATGGCCAGCACGGTGGCCACCGCGTTCGATTCGAGCGCGATGCGAGGCGCGAACCGCATCGCCGCGAAGTGCGCGTCCACGCGGGCGCGCACACGCAGGCCGCGTGACAGGAGCGCGAAGGGCTCCTCCGCGAGCAGCTTCATCCCCACGGACTCCGCGCCCGCCAGGGCATGTCCCCGTGCGACGACGAGCGCGAGCCGGCTGTCGAAGACGGGCTCCGCGTCCAGGTCCGCCAGCCGCGCGGGGGCATAGCCCAGGCCCACGTCCAGCCTTCCATCCGCCAGCTGCCGCTCCAGCTTCCGGACCACGGCCTCCTGCGCGCTCAGCGCCAGCCCGGGATGTCTGCGCAGCACCGCCGCCAGCGCCGGCACCACGAGGCCGCGCATGCTCGGGGGATAGCCCACGCGCAGCGCCCCCGTCGCGAGCCCTCGCAGCGCGCCCACCGCGGACAGGCCCGCGTTCACGTCCTCCAGCGCGCGGGAGGCATAGGTGCGGAACAGCTCCCCGGCCTGCGTGAGCCGCACCCCGGTGCGAGCCCTCTCGAAGAGCGGGGTGCCGACCTCCTCCTCCAGCTGGTGGATCTGGTGCGACAGCGTGGGCTGGGAGACGTGCAACCGCCGCGCGGCGCGCCCGAAGTGCAGCGCGTCCGCGACGGCGGAGAAGTAGCGGAGGTGTCGGAGCTCCATGGGGCCATCATAGACAGCATCTATCGGCCTGATGAAAACAGACGAATGTACGAATCGAGGCCCCCGGGTACATCTTCCTCGTCACCGAAGGAGAGGCACCCCATGAAGGCATCGGATCTGTTCGTGAAGGCGCTCGAAGCGGAGGGCGTGCGCTGTGTCTACGGACTCCCCGGCGAGGAGAACCTGGACCTGCTGGAGTCCATGCGCACCGCAGGCATGCGCCTGGTCGTCACCCGGCACGAGCAGGCGGCCGGGTTCATGGCCGCTACGCAGGGACGGCTCACCGGACGCGCGGGCGTGTGTCTGGCGACGCTGGGGCCGGGGGCCACCAACCTCGTCACCGCGGCCGCGTACGCGCAGCTCGGCGCCATGCCCATGGTGATGCTCACCGGCCAGAAGCCCATCAAGTTGAGCAAGCAGGGCCACTTCCAGATTGTCGACGTCGTCGGGATGATGCGGCCGCTCACCAAGTCGACCCGCACGCTCGTGTCCGCGGAGCACGTGCCCTCGGCGGTGCGTGAGGCCTTCCGCCGCGCGGAGGAGGAGCGCCCCGGCGCCACCCACCTGGAGTTGCCCGAGGACGTGGCGCGCGAGTCCACCGAAGCGCAGCCCCTGTCGCCGGGGGTGGCGCGAAGGCCGGTGGCGGATGAGGCCTCCATCGCCCAGGCGGTGGACGCGCTCGCTTCGGCCCGCCGTCCGCTGCTGATGATTGGCGCGGGGGCCAACCGCAAGCTGACGTCGGAGATGCTCCGCGCCTTCGTGGACCGGGTGGGGCTGCCCTTCTTCAGCACGCAGATGGGCAAGGGCGTGGTGGATGAGACGCATCCCTTGTGGATGGGCACCGCCGCGCTGTCCGACGGCGACTTCGTCCACCGCGCCATCGAGGCCTCGGACTGCATCCTCAACGTGGGCCATGACGTCATCGAGAAGCCTCCGTTCGTGATGCGCGACGGCCGCCGCACGGTCATCCACCTGAACTTCTCCTCGGCGGAGGTCGACCCCGTGTACTTCCCGCAGGTGCAGGTGACGGGAGACCTGGCGAACGCCGTGTGGCGCATCGCGGAGGGCGTGGGCCCGCGCTCGCACTGGGACTTCACGCCCTTCGAGAAGTCGAGAGCGGGGCTCGACGCGCAGTTCATCAGTGGCGCCGCGGATGACCGCTTCCCCATCTACCCCGCGCGGCTGGTCGCGGAGGTGCGCCGCGCCATGCCGGATGACGGCGTCGTGTGTCTGGACAACGGCATGTACAAGCTGTGGTTCGCCCGCTACTACCGCTGCCGCCGGCCCAACACGCTGCTGCTCGACAACGCGCTCGCGACGATGGGCGCGGGCCTGCCGTCCGCCATCGCCGCGAAGCTCGTGCACCCGCGCCGCAAGGTGGTGGCCGTCTGCGGTGACGGTGGGTTCATGATGAACTCGCAGGAGCTGGAGACGGCGGTGCGCCTGAAGCTGGACCTGACCGTGATCGTCGTGCGCGACGACGCCTACGGGATGATCCGCTGGAAGCAGGAGGAGATGGGCCTTCCCGACTACGGGATGACGTTGGGCAATCCAGACTTCGTCCGCTACGCGGAGGCCTACGGCGCACGGGGCCACCGTCCGGCGAGCGCCACCGAGTTCGGTGCCACGCTCACGCGCTGCCTGGAGTCGGGCGGCGTGCACGTCATCGACCTGCCCATTGATTACACGGACACCGCGCGGGCGCTCGGTGCCGGTCCCCTGGTGGAGGCGTGAGCCATGGACAGACACATGAAAGAGAGAACCCCCATGCTGGCTGAGCGCTATCCGTACTATCTGGCCAACCGGCCCATGCAGCCCAACGCGGAGCTGCCCGTCACCGACAAGTACACCGGGGAGGTCGTCACGCGAGTGGCCGTGGCGGACGCCGCCGCCGTGGAGGAGGCCATCGCCGCGGCGGTGCGAGCGGCGGGGCCCATGCGCAAGCTGGCGCCCTATGCCCGGCAGCAGGTGCTGGAGCACTGCGTGCGCCGCTTCCAGGAGCGGGCGGAGGAGTTCGCGCTCGCCCTCTGCATCGAGGCGGGCAAGCCGCTGCGCGACGCGCGAGCGGAAGTCGTCCGGCTCATCGAGACCTTCAAGGCGGCGGCGGAGGAGGCGGTGCGCGGCGGCGGCGAGGTCCTCAACCTGGAGGTGTCTCAGCGCGCGGCGGGCTACCGGGGTTTCACCCAACGTGTGCCGGTGGGGCCGTGCTCGTTCATCACCCCGTTCAACTTCCCGCTCAACCTGGTGGCGCACAAGGTGGCGCCCGCCATCGCCGCGGGATGCCCCTTCGTCCTCAAGCCGTCGGACCGCACGCCGGTGAGCGCGCTGCTCATGGCGGAGGTGCTCGCGGAGACGGCGCTGCCCGAAGGCGCCTTCTCCGTGCTGCCCACGCGCCTGGAGGACGTGGGGCCCTTCATCGAGGACGACCGGCTGAAGCTGTTGTCGTTCACCGGCTCGGAGAAGGTGGGCTGGGATTTGAAGGCCCGCGCCGGCCGCAAGAAGGTGGTGCTGGAGCTGGGCGGCAACGCGGCCTGCGTGGTGGACGCGGACCAGGCCGGGCGCCTGGACTTCGTCGCGGACCGCATCGCGCAGGGCGCCTTCTTCCAGGCGGGGCAGAGCTGCATCTCCGTGCAGCGCGTGCTCGCGCACGAGTCGGTCTACGACGCGCTGAAGGAGCGGCTCGTCACGAGGGCGAAGGCTCTGCGCGCGGGCAATCCCCGGGATGACTCCACCACGCTGGGGCCGCTGATTGACGAGCCCGCGGCGCGGCGGCTGGAGGGCTGGATTCAGCAGGCCGTGGAGCGGGGGGCCCGGGTGTTGACGGGAGGAGGGCGGCGCGGCGCGCTGCTCGAAGCCACGGTGCTGGAGGGCGTGCCGGAGGACGCGGCGCTGTGCGCGGAGGAGGCCTTCGGTCCGGTGGTGCTGCTTCAGCCGTTCCGAGACTTCGACGAGGCCCTGCACCGGGTGAATGACAGCCGTTACGGCCTCCAGGCGGGGCTCTTCACCCAGGACCTGTCCCAGGCGATGCGGGCCTGGGATGAGCTGGAGGTGGGCGGAGTCGTCGTCGGTGACGTGCCCAGCTTCCGGGTGGACACCATGCCTTACGGTGGCGTGAAGGGCTCCGGGCTGGGCCGCGAGGGCGTGAAGTACGCCATGGAGGACATGACGGAGGTGCGGCTGCTGGTGCTCCGTCAGTCGTGAGCCGCCGGGCTTCGCCAGTCGAGTATGGCTCGACTGGCGGTGTTGAACACGGACGGCTCGCTAGACGACTTGCTCTTCCTTCAGGGCGGCGTCATGGTCACCAGGCGTGTAGATCGGAAGCTCTCCGTGCTCGGCGGTCTGCTTCTGGTCATGGAAGTCACGCGGCGTATCCCTGAAGCCACCCAACGCATGCTCACGCTCCAGCCGGACGAGCTGGAGGAAGGCGGCGTCATCGTGCGCCGCGTCTACCCACAGGTGCCGCCGAAGGTGGAATACGAGTTCACGCCCTTCGGTCACTCACTGGCGCCGGTCCTGCTCACGCTGCGCGAATGAGGCATGACCTCCTTGCGCAGCCACGGTGTCGAACCCGATGCACTGCCTACGTGTCTGGCGAGCAAAAGAATCCGCCGTGATGCATTTGAAGTCCGTCGTCCTCCGGTCCAGGGGGCTGGGTTACTCGCGCTTCGCCAGCGGCAGCACGTCCTGGACCAGGTGCAGGAGCACACGCCCGGGCTCCTCCACCATCATCATGTGCGCGGAGTGCTCGAACCAGACGAGCTGCTTGCCCGGCGCGCTGACCCGCTGGAGCCACTCGGCCGCGACCTGCGAGGGCGTCGTGGTGTCGTGCCGCCCCGCGAAGATGACGACCGGGCACTCGAAGCGGGTCACCTGCGTGTAGTCGAACCGCCCCAGGTCCGGCAGCAGGTGGGGCAACGAGAGCTGTGAACCCAGGTCGATCGCCTCCACATCCCGGGGCCCGTAGTCGGGAGAGAGCTCGGCCAGGTTGAGGTAGTGCAGGATGCCGTCGCGGCCATGCACCAGGCCACCGAAGGCGTTGGACCACTTGCGCTCGACGCCCAGCTTCGCGAGCGGGAGCGAGCCGTCCTGCTCCGGATAGGGCGCGATTGCCTTCAGCTCCTGGACAGCCGTCGTGTGGTGCGCGGCCTCCGCCTGGGCGAGCGTCAGCGCGTAACCGACGCGCTCGTTCTCCCGGCCGCTGATGACCTGTCCCATCCCCACGTAGGCGAACAGCCACTCCGGATGCCTCTGGGCAAGCCCCAGCCCCACGAGGCTTCCCCATGAGTGTCCCAGGACGAAGACCTTCTCCTGGCCATAACGGGCGCGCAGGTACTGGACGACCTCCGCGGCGTCCTCGGTGATTCGCTCGAGCGAAAGCGTGGGACCGATCAACGCGGGGTCGTTCGCGGTGTATGTCTTGCCGCTGCCACGCTGGTCCCACTGCACCACGGTGAAGAAGTCCTCCCAGCCCCCTTGGAAGGCCCAGCTCGTGGGCAGCTCCGGTGAGGCGGGCCCGCCGTGGATCATCAGCAGGAGGGGGTTGTTCCGGTCCCGCCCCCGGACGGAGATCCACTGCTTCGTTCCTCCCACTGGAATCTCCAGCAGCTCCTCCACGCCATTCTTCGTCGCGATCTTCCTCGCGTCCGCGATGATGGCCCGGGCATCCACCTGCGGAGCCGAAGGGGTCGCGCAAGCCGACCCGAGCGCAAGGCCGCAGACCCCGGCGCACCGGGCGAGCACGGCCAGGTGACGCCGCGACAGCGAAGCGAATGGCATGAGGAGAACCGTCCTTCTCGTGCGAGAGGGGGCGATGGAGTGGCTCCGGGGATGCGTGTCAGTTCTCATACTTCTGACAGGTGGTCCCGCCGTTGGCGTTCTTGACGTAATACATCAGGCCGACATTCGGCTCCTTGAGGACCGCGCCGAATGCCGACGAGAACGCGTTGAAGTCTGTGTAGAAGAGGTGCCCGCTGAAATTGGGGTCGCGGTAATAGATGCAGTCCTTCTTGATGCTGACACCGCAGAGGGTGATGGCATGGGTCGACGCCCCCAGCGTCTGGACCAGGGGGCATTTGTAGGCAACCATGCCGATCACACTCGTGAGGTTCTGCTTCGTGGAGCTGTCGATGGCCCCCATGCTGAGCGGGGAACCACACCAGAGCGGGCCATGGACCTTCATGAAGGCATCAAGCTCGCTGGTGCTGCTCAGGGCCTTCAGCGTCGTCAGCTTGTCCAGGCCCTTGAAGCCCAGCATCGTCAGCAGGTAGCCCCGGGCGAAGCCCTGCTTCCTCCAGTCCATGAATTGTTGCAGGGATGTCTCCACCTCCTGGGCGCTGTGCTTCTTGGTGGCGACGAAGCTGCTTTCAATCTGGCTGCGGTAGAAGCGGATGTCCTGCTCGCTGTGCTGCCCGGTCAGGACCTGGAGGATTTCGTCCAGCCCATCGAACTGTCTGCCTTCGAGCTGGCTGAGGGAGCCCTTGATGCCGGAGGGCAAGGGCATGTCCTGCGGCCGGATGAAGCTGGGCGTTGGCACCAGCTTCGCGTTCATGGGGTTGAACATGGAGTCCGGCAGGAGATCCCACTTGTAGGTGGGCTCCAGCGCCTTGAAGCCCGTCTGGCTCAAGGCGGAGTTGAGCTGCACCTTGTCCTTGTTCATGGCCGAGCCCATGAAGTTCTTGTGCGCGACCAGCAGGTCCTGATCACCCAGGTTGTTCAGGTTCTGGTTGTTGGAGGCGATGAAGGTGCTGATCTTCCGGATGAGGGAGACCCACTTCTGTCCCGCGGGAGGCCAGGGCTCATGGCAGCGGGCCACCATCTTGGCCGCGTAGTACCAGCACGTCGGGCCCTTCTGGGCGTTGGTCGAGTTGCCGATGGGGGGCACCGCGTAGAGGATCGACATGGCGTTCCAAGCATAAGCCGGGCGTAGAGTGCGGCGTCATGGCACGTCGTGGAACCTGGCAGGCATGGGCAGTCGCATCCGCCTACTGGTCGCTGGCCGGCCTGGCGGCCGCGAGCGAATCCCACTCCGTGGGTGGGGTGGAATGGGGACATGCGCTGCTCACGTCGATGGCGGCCCACCTCCTCTGGGTGCCCCTCACCATCGCCATCCTCGAGTTCGGGCTGCGCTTCCCACTGGAGCGGCGGCGGGTGACGTCACGGGTCGCGCTCCACGTGGCCGGAGCGCTCGCTGTCTCGTTCATCCGGGCGGCGCTGATCTTCTCCCTGGACCCCTGGGTCGGCTGGTACGCGCGGCGTCCCCCCTTCGTGGACGTGCTCGAGCACGCGCTGCTCTCCAACCCGTTCGTCTATCTGACCGTGCTCGGCGTGGCGCATGCGGTCCATTACGCGGACCTGCTCCACCTGAGGGACACCCAGCTGGCCCGCGCGCAGCTGCACGCGCTCAAGGCGCAGCTGCACCCCCACTTCCTCTTCAACACGCTGAACTCCATCTCCGCGCTCGTGCATCGCGACCCGGACGGGAGCGAGCGGATGATCGCGCGGCTGAGCGACCTGCTCCGCGGCACGCTCGAAGCCGCGGGCACGGAGGAGGTGTCTCTTCAGGAGGAGCTGCGCGCGCTCCAGCCGTACCTGGACATCCAGGGGGTGCGCTTCGCGGACCGGCTCACGGTGAAGCACGACATCGCGCGGGACGCGCTCGGGGCCCACGTCCCGCACCTTGTGCTCCAGCCGCTCGTGGAGAACGCCATCCAGCATGGAATCGCGCCGGGCTCGGAGCCGGGGACGGTGACGCTGGTCGCGCGGCGTGAAGGGCCAGAGCTCCACCTGGAGGTCCGCGATGACGGCGTCGGCCTCAAGGAGCGCCCGGCGGACATCTCCCAGGGCGTGCGCGGCGGCCGGGGCCTGCGCATCACCCGCGAGCGCCTGGCGCAGCTTTATGGCGGTGCCCACCGGTTGGAGCTCCGCGACGCGGTGGGCGGTGGCACCACGGTGGCGCTCGCCATTCCCTTCCGCACGGAGCCCTCCCCATGAGCGCCGCCATGCGCGTGCTCATCGTCGATGACGAGCCGCTCGCCCGTCAGCGACTGAAGGACCTGCTGGCGGAGGCCCCCGACATGCGACTGGTGGGAGAGTGCCGCAACGGCCACGAGGCCATCGCGGCCATCGGCTCCGAGCGGCCGGACCTCGTGCTGCTGGACGTGGAGATGCCCGGGCCGGACGGCTTCGGCGTCCTCCGGGCGCTCGCCCCCGGACATGCGCCCGCCGTCATCTTCGTGACGGCCCACCGGGACTTCGCGGTGCAGGCCTTCGAGGCCAACGCGCTCGACTATCTGCTCAAGCCCTTCGACCGTGAGCGCTTCCGCGCCAGCCTGGAGCGTGCGCGCGACCGGCGGCGGACCGTGCCGTCCT
The sequence above is drawn from the Corallococcus sp. NCRR genome and encodes:
- a CDS encoding aldehyde dehydrogenase family protein, which codes for MLAERYPYYLANRPMQPNAELPVTDKYTGEVVTRVAVADAAAVEEAIAAAVRAAGPMRKLAPYARQQVLEHCVRRFQERAEEFALALCIEAGKPLRDARAEVVRLIETFKAAAEEAVRGGGEVLNLEVSQRAAGYRGFTQRVPVGPCSFITPFNFPLNLVAHKVAPAIAAGCPFVLKPSDRTPVSALLMAEVLAETALPEGAFSVLPTRLEDVGPFIEDDRLKLLSFTGSEKVGWDLKARAGRKKVVLELGGNAACVVDADQAGRLDFVADRIAQGAFFQAGQSCISVQRVLAHESVYDALKERLVTRAKALRAGNPRDDSTTLGPLIDEPAARRLEGWIQQAVERGARVLTGGGRRGALLEATVLEGVPEDAALCAEEAFGPVVLLQPFRDFDEALHRVNDSRYGLQAGLFTQDLSQAMRAWDELEVGGVVVGDVPSFRVDTMPYGGVKGSGLGREGVKYAMEDMTEVRLLVLRQS
- a CDS encoding winged helix-turn-helix transcriptional regulator; the encoded protein is MARLAVLNTDGSLDDLLFLQGGVMVTRRVDRKLSVLGGLLLVMEVTRRIPEATQRMLTLQPDELEEGGVIVRRVYPQVPPKVEYEFTPFGHSLAPVLLTLRE
- a CDS encoding alpha/beta fold hydrolase, whose translation is MLPGGPGIGSESLFGLADVVDVPGTCWMVDLPGDGSNVSPPGAPGNPYDIWPGVLIEAARALPNCVYLGHSTGGMYLLSVPELESLLVGLVLVSTAPDSSWRAPFFEMTQRHPLPEVDAATRRYEAERTDERLRDIAVASAEWNFTTGSVTAGRELLRRMPYNRAAVDWSDRNFDETYVHAWWPRALPTLILSGAEDRIVQQTPWSQPAFQGPHILHRRVEGAAHFPWIERPDAVAAALRELAARMTPRP
- a CDS encoding biotin transporter BioY, with the protein product MRTRAQEAALVLGAALFTALLAQVAISVPASPVPITGQTLAVVLTAAALGAGRGLTAQATYLLLGAVGLPFFAKGASGWVALTGPTGGFLVGFLPAAVLVGLAARHGYDRRWWTAVPLFLAGQLLVLLIGVCWLQMKAGLDFATAFQKGFAPFIPGGLLKAVIAGMLMPLLWRRGLGLTSRA
- a CDS encoding LysR substrate-binding domain-containing protein — protein: MELRHLRYFSAVADALHFGRAARRLHVSQPTLSHQIHQLEEEVGTPLFERARTGVRLTQAGELFRTYASRALEDVNAGLSAVGALRGLATGALRVGYPPSMRGLVVPALAAVLRRHPGLALSAQEAVVRKLERQLADGRLDVGLGYAPARLADLDAEPVFDSRLALVVARGHALAGAESVGMKLLAEEPFALLSRGLRVRARVDAHFAAMRFAPRIALESNAVATVLAIVRAGLAVTVLPEPRLADAERLVVKRLSPAPRSELAALLWRKGAPRTPAAELFAAEVRARAKEDVG
- a CDS encoding acetolactate synthase large subunit: MKASDLFVKALEAEGVRCVYGLPGEENLDLLESMRTAGMRLVVTRHEQAAGFMAATQGRLTGRAGVCLATLGPGATNLVTAAAYAQLGAMPMVMLTGQKPIKLSKQGHFQIVDVVGMMRPLTKSTRTLVSAEHVPSAVREAFRRAEEERPGATHLELPEDVARESTEAQPLSPGVARRPVADEASIAQAVDALASARRPLLMIGAGANRKLTSEMLRAFVDRVGLPFFSTQMGKGVVDETHPLWMGTAALSDGDFVHRAIEASDCILNVGHDVIEKPPFVMRDGRRTVIHLNFSSAEVDPVYFPQVQVTGDLANAVWRIAEGVGPRSHWDFTPFEKSRAGLDAQFISGAADDRFPIYPARLVAEVRRAMPDDGVVCLDNGMYKLWFARYYRCRRPNTLLLDNALATMGAGLPSAIAAKLVHPRRKVVAVCGDGGFMMNSQELETAVRLKLDLTVIVVRDDAYGMIRWKQEEMGLPDYGMTLGNPDFVRYAEAYGARGHRPASATEFGATLTRCLESGGVHVIDLPIDYTDTARALGAGPLVEA
- a CDS encoding MAPEG family protein — encoded protein: MTNPLLGTLSLVPVTSLYAALNAFLTLALSINVSMVRTKLKVFRGDGGHAGLGSAIRAHGNNVEQVPLALILLLLAELSGGNSTALHVFGGALLVARLAHAFGMLRTNPIQAVGATLTLVVQLGLAGWLLWLRPWG
- a CDS encoding alpha/beta fold hydrolase — translated: MPFASLSRRHLAVLARCAGVCGLALGSACATPSAPQVDARAIIADARKIATKNGVEELLEIPVGGTKQWISVRGRDRNNPLLLMIHGGPASPELPTSWAFQGGWEDFFTVVQWDQRGSGKTYTANDPALIGPTLSLERITEDAAEVVQYLRARYGQEKVFVLGHSWGSLVGLGLAQRHPEWLFAYVGMGQVISGRENERVGYALTLAQAEAAHHTTAVQELKAIAPYPEQDGSLPLAKLGVERKWSNAFGGLVHGRDGILHYLNLAELSPDYGPRDVEAIDLGSQLSLPHLLPDLGRFDYTQVTRFECPVVIFAGRHDTTTPSQVAAEWLQRVSAPGKQLVWFEHSAHMMMVEEPGRVLLHLVQDVLPLAKRE
- a CDS encoding sensor histidine kinase, whose protein sequence is MARRGTWQAWAVASAYWSLAGLAAASESHSVGGVEWGHALLTSMAAHLLWVPLTIAILEFGLRFPLERRRVTSRVALHVAGALAVSFIRAALIFSLDPWVGWYARRPPFVDVLEHALLSNPFVYLTVLGVAHAVHYADLLHLRDTQLARAQLHALKAQLHPHFLFNTLNSISALVHRDPDGSERMIARLSDLLRGTLEAAGTEEVSLQEELRALQPYLDIQGVRFADRLTVKHDIARDALGAHVPHLVLQPLVENAIQHGIAPGSEPGTVTLVARREGPELHLEVRDDGVGLKERPADISQGVRGGRGLRITRERLAQLYGGAHRLELRDAVGGGTTVALAIPFRTEPSP